The Streptomyces phaeolivaceus genome has a window encoding:
- a CDS encoding alkaline phosphatase family protein, which yields MTDNGEAGRPGRGKVLVVGMDGVRFDLLTRSRPPAEGTPAPPPLPPSSPAPVLRGLMAAGAYGSGLLPYGEMDGQAEGGPSTSMAYTDSGPGWSSVLTGVWPDRHGVTGNDFVGADYAAHPDFLSRAAAARPGLRTVAVVSWPELIDRGALGPGIGERVRYDGESDGYASADRLVADAAVRRLTEDDPDLLFVYFGATDEAGHATGPLSPAYDRALLAQDAHLGRLLHALTARADEHWTILITTDHGHLDTGGHGGDTRAEREVFVVLAELGTTGDLAPSRTTLLDSPALIDIAPTVLDRLGVPVDPVWGLAGRVLPRPVTSCFPLPTSEWS from the coding sequence GTGACCGACAACGGCGAGGCGGGGCGGCCGGGGCGCGGCAAGGTGCTGGTGGTGGGAATGGACGGGGTGCGCTTCGACCTGCTGACCCGCTCCCGTCCTCCGGCCGAAGGCACCCCCGCCCCGCCCCCTCTGCCTCCCTCGTCCCCGGCGCCCGTGCTGCGCGGCCTGATGGCGGCGGGCGCGTACGGCAGCGGTCTGCTGCCCTACGGCGAGATGGACGGTCAGGCCGAGGGCGGGCCGTCCACCAGCATGGCCTACACCGATTCCGGGCCCGGCTGGTCGAGCGTGCTGACCGGGGTGTGGCCGGACCGGCACGGGGTGACCGGCAACGACTTCGTGGGCGCCGACTACGCCGCCCACCCCGACTTCCTCAGCCGCGCCGCCGCCGCGCGGCCCGGTCTGCGCACGGTGGCCGTGGTGTCCTGGCCGGAGCTGATCGACCGCGGCGCGCTGGGGCCCGGCATCGGTGAACGCGTGCGGTACGACGGCGAGTCCGACGGCTACGCGAGTGCGGACCGGCTCGTCGCCGACGCCGCCGTGCGCCGGCTCACCGAGGACGACCCGGACCTCCTGTTCGTCTACTTCGGCGCCACCGACGAGGCCGGCCACGCCACGGGCCCCCTCAGCCCCGCCTACGACCGGGCCCTCCTCGCCCAGGACGCCCACCTGGGCCGCCTCCTGCACGCCCTCACCGCCCGCGCCGACGAACACTGGACGATCCTGATCACCACGGACCACGGCCACCTCGACACGGGCGGCCACGGCGGCGACACGCGCGCCGAGCGGGAGGTCTTCGTGGTCCTGGCCGAACTCGGAACGACAGGAGATCTCGCCCCCTCCCGCACCACCCTCCTCGACTCCCCCGCCCTCATCGACATCGCCCCCACCGTCCTGGACCGGCTCGGTGTTCCCGTCGATCCCGTGTGGGGTCTGGCGGGTCGGGTGTTGCCCCGGCCGGTCACCTCCTGCTTCCCGCTCCCGACTTCGGAATGGTCATGA
- a CDS encoding carbohydrate ABC transporter permease, giving the protein MTTAATPRPTTGAKPSRGAGPTTGAKRSRRPKGLSAHVFLIIAVLISVFPFVWTIVMATNTTRDIYKSPPKLIFGSHLLENIRGVLDTIDFFGSMLNTIVIASVTTVLVLFVDSLAAFAFAKFEFPGRKILFGTLLVFMMLPLQLAVLPQFILMSEVGWVGMLKALVWPALSNAFGIFWLRQYIENGVPDELLDAARIDGAGFFRQYWNIALPMIRPAMSFLAIYAFVGAWNDYVWPLIVLTNPDHVTLQVELAQLNVGHNTDYSMVMAGVLMASLPLVIVFAIFARGFIAGATEGAVQGS; this is encoded by the coding sequence ATGACGACCGCCGCCACGCCACGGCCGACCACGGGCGCGAAGCCGAGCAGGGGCGCAGGGCCGACCACGGGCGCCAAGCGGTCGCGCCGCCCCAAGGGCCTGTCCGCGCACGTCTTCCTGATCATCGCCGTACTGATCTCGGTCTTCCCGTTCGTGTGGACGATCGTGATGGCGACCAACACCACCCGGGACATCTACAAGAGCCCGCCCAAACTGATCTTCGGCTCCCATCTGCTGGAGAACATCCGGGGTGTGCTCGACACCATCGACTTCTTCGGGTCGATGCTCAACACGATCGTCATCGCGTCCGTCACCACGGTCCTGGTGCTGTTCGTGGACTCCCTGGCGGCCTTCGCCTTCGCCAAGTTCGAGTTCCCCGGGCGCAAGATCCTCTTCGGCACGCTGCTGGTGTTCATGATGCTGCCGCTGCAGCTGGCCGTGCTGCCGCAGTTCATCCTGATGTCCGAGGTCGGCTGGGTCGGCATGCTCAAGGCGCTGGTCTGGCCCGCCCTGTCCAACGCGTTCGGCATCTTCTGGCTGCGCCAGTACATCGAGAACGGGGTGCCCGACGAACTGCTGGACGCGGCCCGTATCGACGGCGCCGGGTTCTTCCGGCAGTACTGGAACATCGCGCTGCCGATGATCAGGCCCGCGATGTCCTTCCTCGCCATCTACGCCTTCGTCGGCGCCTGGAACGACTACGTCTGGCCGCTCATCGTGCTCACCAACCCCGACCACGTCACGCTCCAGGTGGAGCTGGCCCAGCTCAACGTCGGCCACAACACCGACTACAGCATGGTCATGGCCGGTGTGCTGATGGCGTCCCTCCCGCTGGTCATCGTCTTCGCGATCTTCGCGCGCGGCTTCATCGCGGGCGCCACCGAGGGCGCGGTCCAGGGCAGTTGA